AACAGAAATTTCTCTTGTTTTGTCGTAAATATATTGCATTTGTCACAAAAAAAAGCAGCCTTTTCAGGCTGCTTTTGGGTTCGCTATTATACTTCCTGAATGATTGGCAGAATCATCGGACGGCGGCGGGTCTTTTCAAAGAGATAACGGCCCAGAGCGTCACGGACGTTCGCCTTGATGGCTGCCCATTCCTTAACGCCTTCTTCTTCGCAGCGTTCCAATGCCTGCTCAACGCGGGCTCTGGCTTCGTCCATCAGTGCCTCAGACTCCCGTACATAGACGAAACCGCGGGATACGATATCCGGGCCCCCTACTACGGTGTTGGAGGCTCTATCCATGGCCACGACGATAATCAGGATGCCGTCCTGAGACAGCTGGCGACGGTCACGGAGCACGATATTGCCCACGTCGCCTACGCCAAGGCCATCAACCATAACCATGCCGGCGGTAACCTTGCCGGCTACCTGACCTTTGTCCTTGGTAAATTCAAATACATAGCCGTTCTCGCCCAGGAAGATATGGTCTTTGGCCATACCGAGTTCCTGCGCCAGTTTGGCATGCTGTACCAAATGATGATATTCGCCATGAACCGGGATGAAGAACTTCGGACGCACGAGATTATGCATGAGCTTCAATTCTTCGCGGCTGGCGTGACCGGATACATGAACTTCCTTATCCCGGCCATATACGACATTTGCCCCCAGGCGCATAAGATTGTCAATGGTCTTGGAAACGAGTTTTTCATTGCCCGGTATCGGCGTTGCCGAAATGATAACAGTGTCATCGGGAACGATGGTGACCTTGCGATGGTCAGACATAGCCATGCGGGTCAGAGCCGACATGGGCTCACCCTGGCTGCCCGTGGTGACGATAACGATTTGTTCGGGACGATAGTTATTGATTTCATCAATATCGATTATAGTTCCTTCCGGAGCGGTGATATAGCCAAGCTCCAGAGAGATGGTCACAACATTCACCATGCTGCGTCCCAGGATAGCTACCCGGCGCTTATAGCGCACTGCAGTATCGATGACCTGCTGGATGCGGTGAACATTGGAAGAAAAGGTTGCCACGATAATGCGGCTGCGTGCGCCGTGGAAGGCCTTGTCAAAAGATGCCCCTACGGTGCTTTCGCTGGGGGTATGGCCAGCCCGTTCTGCATTGGTGGAGTCCGCCATCATCAGGAGAACACCCTTGTTCCCCAGTTCCGAGAACCGGCGGAAATCCGTCATTTTCCCATCGATGGGCGTGTAGTCCAGCTTGAAGTCACCGGTGTGAACAATCATGCCCACCGGCGTCTTGATGGAAAGACCCACCGCATCGGGAATGGAATGGTTTACACGGATAAAGCCAACGCTAAAGCAGCCCACATTGATAATGTCCCCTTGCATTACCGAATGCAGATTGCTGGAATCCACCCCGTTTTCCTTGAGACGGCCCTCTAAGATGCCCAGCGTCAGACGGGTGCCATAGACCGGCACGTTGAGCTGCTTGAGCACATAGGGCAGAGCACCAATATGGTCCTCGTGGCCATGGGTCAGGACAATCGCCTTAATCATATCGCGATTCTCCAAAAGATAGCTGATATCGGGAATAACCAGGTCAACCCCCAGCATATCTTCTTCGGGGAACATGAGGCCGGAATCGATTACCAGAATCTCGTCCTCTACACGAACCACCGTCATGTTCTTGCCGATTTCCCCCAGTCCGCCCAAGGGAATAATCTGTAGTTTTTGTGCTTTTGCCAAAAATTACACCTCCATAATTCAGTTGTCTTCTTGCATAAAAACATTAATTCTTATATTTCATTGCGTCTGCGCAATCAAAGTCCGAACAATTCATTCCTTACTATTTTATCATTCAAAAGGCTATAATGCAACGAAAAAAGGACATTTCCCTGTCCTAAAGCAGAAAAATGTCCTTAATAAAGGCAAAATTGAGCTTATAAATCCGGTCTTACGCCGGTTTTGCCAGTAAATTTATGATAATTGCCTCCCTTGCGGCGACTCATGAGTTCATCGAGCAGCTGGTCCGGCGTCAGTTTGTGATAGGCCAGCAGCACCAGACAGTGATACCAGAGGTCGCCCATTTCGTAGAGCACTTCCTCGCTCTTGTTGTTCTTGGAGGCAATAACCGTTTCCACGGCCTCCTCGCCCACCTTTTTGAGAATCTTGTCCTGCCCCTTCTCAAAGAGATAGTTGGTATAAGAACCTTCCACAGGGTTCAGCTGACGCTCCTGAATGACATTGTAAAGGTCATTCAAAACCGTAGCCAGTGAAGTCTCCGGTTCCGGTTCAACAAGTGCCAGACTCTTTTCCTTCTCCTCCACCAGTTTGCGGCCGCTGAAGCAGGTATAGGTTCCCGTATGGCAGGCTACGCCCGTCTGGTGCACCTTAATCAGCAAGGTGTCTCCATCGCAGTCATAGGAGATTTCCCGCACCTTCTGCTTGTTGCCGGATTCTTCGCCCTTATTCCAAAGACGTTTGCGGCTGCGGCTGTAGAACCAGGTATAGCCCGTCTCAATGGTCTTCTGCAGGGACTCTGCATTCATATAGGCCAGCATCAGCACCTGGCCGTTTTCTTCCTGCACCACTGCCGGTACAAGACCCTTGTCGTCAAATTTAATCATGGAAATGTCAACTTCATTCATCAGAATCTTACCTCCACGCCCCGTGATTTTAGATATTCTTTGACCTGCCGCACGGTGAATTCACCGTAATGGAAGACAGAAGCGGCTAGTACCGCATCGGCCTTCCCCTCCGTCAGCACGTCATAAAAGTGCTCGAGTTTCCCTGCACCGCCGGAAGCGATAACCGGGACATTTACCGCTTCGGACACCGCCCGGGTCAGGGATATATCGTAGCCGTCTTTGGTACCGTCAGCATCCATACTGGTGAGCAGAATCTCACCGGCCCCGAGGTCAACAGCTTTCGTTATCCATTCCAGACAGTCAAGGCCTGTCGGCGTGCGGCCACCATTGACATAGACTTCCCATTTGTCCTCGCCGCTGCGGCGGGCATCCACGGCCAGTACAATGCACTGCCGGCCGAATTTTTCCGCGCCCTCCCGGATAAGCTCCGGATTCTTGATGGCGGCTGTGTTTACGGAAACCTTGTCGGCTCCGGCCTTGAGCATCCGGCGCATGTCCTCAATGGTGCGAATGCCGCCGCCGACTGTAAAGGGGATAAAAACCTGACTGGCACAGTCCTGGGCAACGTGTACGATGGTATCCCGCTTGTCACTCGAGGCGGTGATGTCCAAAAAAACCAGCTCGTCGGCCCGCTCCTTATCGTAACGGGCTGCCAGTTCCACCGGGTCGCCGGCATCGCGCAGGCCAACGAAGTTGGTCCCCTTTACCACACGGCCATCCTTAACGTCCAGACAGGGGATAATCCTCTTGGTATAAGTAGATGTACTCATTTAGCTCATATCCTCATCAAAAATTTACAAATTACTCCCCTATTTTACAATATCCGGCTTTAGTTTACAAGTTTACAGTGCATAAAAGCTGACAAGTCAAATTTGACATTTGACCGGTCAGCTTATTTTTACAGCTTGCTTAATATGAATTCTGCCTGACCAGTCACCTGATAACTGCCCGTGCCTGCCGGTACGAATACCGTATTGCCCTTGGCCAGCGTCAGGGTTTCCTTCCCGCAGGATAATTTTAATGCGCCTTCGAGCACCGTTAAGCTCTGGAAGGAATCATCCCCGGCATGCAGGAAGCTTTCGCCATGCAGATTGGCGTGGTAGACCTTGAAGTATTCACAGTCTGCCAGCAGTTTCACTTCCATATGGGGGAAGATGTCGATATCTGCCAGCGGCTTGGTTCCCCGTGTCGGAGGCTCCAATTTAGTTACGGCCAAAGCCTTCTCCACATGAAGCTCCCGGGGCTTGCCGTCAGCGCCTACCCGGCCATAATCATAAATGCGGTAGGTGGTGTTGGAGTTTTGCTGAATCTCGCAGATTAAAATGCCTGCGCCGATGGCATGCAGGGTACCGGAATCGATAAAGAACACATCTCCCTTATGCACCGGTACTTTGTTGCAGACTTCGAGCAGCGTGTTATCCTCAATGCGCCGCTGAAATTCTTCCTGACTGATTTTCTCCTTGAAGCCATAAAGCAGGCTGGCACCGGGCTCGCAGTCCACGATGTACCACATTTCCGTCTTGCCGTACTCCCCTTCCACCCGCAAAGCGTATTCGTTATCCGGGTGAACCTGTACCGATAAATCTCCTTTGGCATCGATGAGTTTAATCAATAAGGGAAAGTAATCAAAGGTTGCCGCTCGTTTGCCCAGCACGGCGTCTCCCTGTTCCTCCAGCCATTCTTTAAGAGTCTTGCCTTTGTCCGGGCCACTGGCAATGACACTGAGGCCTGCTTCATGGCAGGACAGTTCCCAGCTTTCCGCGACTTTATCTAAGTCCGTATTCTTGCCATATTCTTCTTTCAGGCGGGTGCCGCCCCAGAGATAGTCCTTCAAAGGTGCTTTGAGTAACAAGGGATATATCATGCAAAAACCTCCAACCATTTGTTTTAATTATCTCAAGATAATTATAGCATCATTGTCAATCAAGACTTAGCCCCATTCCAAAGCACCCATCCAGTCATCTTCGATGATTTCCGGCAGGTCTTCATCATGTAAAGGCAGGTTCAGCGGACGCAAATCCAGCTCTCTGGGCCGCCATCTGCGCACGTTTTCCTCTTCTTCCCCGGTCAGGAACTGGGGGGCAGAAATGCAGGACAACTGGCATAAGCCCAGGTCGCGAATCCACTCGTCGAGCCCGTTCTTAACCACCAGAGTCTGGCTTTCTGACATTGCAGGATTTTCCTTGCGTATTCTGGTATTCCCCAATGGGTCGAGCAAGATTTCCCCACGAACGGACTCCGGGGACAAGCCAAAGCCAAACAGCTCATCTTCTCCCACACGTCCCAAGCGCTCAATCCAAACCAGCATAGCAATCAGCTCCTCTCATAATTTGAGCAAATTTTTATCTCATTGTATTATGATTAGACATTTTTTCTACTTATCCTTCCTTTAAGGACGAAAAAATAAGCCCTTCCCGCAGGAAAGGCTTATGGAGCAAGCTATAAAATTACAGACCGGCTTCTTTTTTGAGCACGTCTGCCTTGTCCGTGTGTTCCCAAGGCAGGTCCACATCGGTGCGGCCGAAATGGCCGTAAGCAGCCGTCTGCTTGTAGATAGGACGGCGCAGGTCGAGCATCTTGATGATGCCGGCCGGACGCAGGTCGAAGTGCTTAGAAACGAGCTCTTCAATCTTTTCTTCGTCTACCTTGTTGGTGCCGAAGGTATCCACCATGACGGATACCGGATAAGCTACGCCGATAGCGTAAGCCAGCTGGATTTCGCAGCGGTCAGCAAGACCTGCAGCTACGATATTCTTGGCAACATAACGGGCAGCGTAAGCTGCACTGCGGTCTACCTTCGTGGGGTCTTTGCCGGAGAACGCGCCGCCGCCATGACGAGCCCAGCCGCCGTAGGTGTCTACGATAATCTTGCGGCCCGTAAGACCGGAGTCACCCTGCGGGCCGCCGATAACGAACTTGCCCGTGGGGTTCACGAAGATGCGGGTTTCTTCCTTCAGCAGGTCAGCAGGTACGACCGGCTTGATTACATGCTCGATGAGGTCATTGCGAATCTGTTCGAGCGTCACATCTTCATCATGCTGGGTGGAGATAACGATGGTGTCTACAGCCACCGGTTTGCCATCTTCATAGACGATGGTTACCTGCGTCTTGCCGTCCGGGCGCAGATAGCCCAGGGTACCGTTCTTGCGTACTTCGGTCAGGCGGCGGGCCAGACGCTGAGCCAGCGCGATGGGCAGCGGCATGAATTCCGGGGTTTCGTTGGTGGCGTAACCAAACATCATGCCCTGGTCACCGGCACCTACAGCCTCAGCTTCATCCATCTTGCCATCACGGGCTTCGAGAGCCTTATCTACACCCTGCGCGATATCCGGGGACTGTTCGTCCAGAGATACGAGAATGCCGCAGGTCTTGCAGTCAAAACCATAAGAAGCATCGGTATAGCCGATTTCTTCGACAGTGCTTCTGATAATTTTCGGGATATCCACATAGCAGTTGGTGGAGATTTCACCGACCACATGAACCTGACCCGTGGTTACGAGCGTTTCGCAGGCAACACGGCTCTGCGGGTCCTGGGCGATAATTGCATCGAGAATGCTGTCAGAAATCTGGTCCGCCATCTTGTCCGGATGACCTTCGGTCACCGATTCCGACGTGAACAGCATACGTTTTTTACTCATGTTTTTGCCTCCTTGTTGCTTAACAACTAACATACTGAATTGTCTCGTTTTCCATTGGGCAAAAAGAAAAGACTCTCAAAAATGAGAGCCTTTCATCTTCACTCTCATCTTATAGGCTTTGCCTAAAGGAATTGGCACCGTTTCGCTTTTGCGATGGTTGCCGCAGCTTCATTGGGCCTATCCCTCCACTGCTCTGGATGAGTTCATATTCAGCTTTATTGATGAAATAATCATACCCCATTCATTTGGGTATGTCAATAGAAAATATGAACATTATTCATTTTTCGCTTACTGTCCGTCGCGATTCAGCAGGAAATTCTTGCGGATAATCATTTCGATGCTGTTGCCTTTTACGGAAACTTTTATATCATCCGCAATATTGGCCACGATGGATTTTTCCAATTCGTCGAGCAGGTCATCAATGGCTTCGTCGTCGCCTTTTTCTTTTTGTTCCTGTACGTCCTGACGGTACTGCTGCAGGGACCACATGTAAATATCGGCGATGACCACGCCACCCATGCCCATGGCCTGAGAGTCACCAACGGCTACCGAGGCACCATCCCGCATATTGTACATGCTGTCCTCGATGAAGTCCTTGATTTTTCCCATGATGCCGACAGAGGCTTCATTGCGCTGCTGGGTCGAAGCGGAGATGAGCTCCTGCTTCTTGTCGTAATCCATGGGAGCTTCCGCCTGAAGATGCAGTTCACAGTTGCATTCCGGCGTACTTTCCATCCAAAAACTTGCGGAAAACTCATCCACGATGGCGCGCACCATGCTCATGGTTTCTTCAGCCAGCAGCCGGGCACGCCGGGCGCTGCGCTCGTCAAAGCCCATGAGGCGGCTGAAATCTTCCACTTCATCCAGCGCGTATTCCATGCCATAGCCGCGGCTGTTCACCTTTATTTTGCTGGTTTTCATAGAACCACCCCTTAGTCTTCAATCGTAAGGAAATCGATGAAGCCGGTCATTTCCAATACATCCTTGACGTCCTTATTGACATGGGTGAGCTTCATGAAGCCCTGTTTCTTCATGCGCTTCTGGGCCAGCAGTAATACCCTGAGGCCGGCGGAAGCCACATATACCAAATCTGTAAAGTCCAGCGTCAATTCCGTAACACCAGCCAGTTCATTTTGTACGACCTTGTCCAAATCCGGAGCCGTAACGGCATCCAGGCGTCCGGACAGGGAAATTTTCAGCACCGGGCCATTTTGTTCTTTTTTGATTTCCATAGAGAAGTCTCCCTTCGCTTGCTTATAGCAGTTACTATTTTTAATATTTCGCGTTATGTATGCTTATTTCCTGCTAGGATATATTTTTTCGTATTGTTAGAACGTTTTTTCCTTTCTCATAGGCATATGTTACTTCATCCACATTCTTTTTCACCAGGAAAATGCCCCAGCCGCCAATCTTTCTGTCCTCCAGCAGCATCTCCGGGTCCGGGTCATCCCGGTCCAGCGGATTATAGGGAATGCCTTCATCCTGAAAGATTAGTTCAATGCTCTTGGGAGAATTTGTCACTTTGGCCTGAATAACAGCCTGGCCGTGCTTGTCTTCATAGGCATAGCTGGCGATGTTGACAAAGATTTCCTCCACAGCCAGTTCCAGCTGTAACTGTTCTTTCGGCGATGGTTCCAGCGAAGAGAGCTGTTCTTCGACAAATTCATTGATCTGTGTAAGATTCTCCACCTGGGCTCCCACTATAATTTCCCTGGCTGTATCTGCTTCCATTATTTCGCCCCTTTCCGGTTGACCGCTATAGGAGAGCGCCAGCATGGTGATATCGTCTGACTGTTCAGCCTCTCCTACGTGTTTCTGTAAATCTTGCTGCACATGTTGTTGAATCTCTTTTAAGGGCATATCATCTGCCTGCATTTCGTTCAAGCACTTCAGCAGGCGTTCTTCCCCGTAGAGTTCCTCGTCTTCACTCAGGGCTTCCGTTACCCCGTCCGTGTAGAGGAACAGTTTATCTCCTGGCTCTAAGGTCAGTTCCTGACCGACATAATCCAATTCGTCCATGCCTCCCATCACGAAGTTCCGCTTTACATCCATATAGGCAAATTTCTTCTCCTTATGGCGGTAGACAAGCGGCGGATTGTGTCCAGCATTCACATAGACAAATTTGCCTGTGACAACATCAAGCATGCCGACAAAGGCCGTCACAAACATCATGGCGTCGTTGTTCTGGCAAAGCTGGTCATTGGTACAGGATACCACTGCGGCCAAATCGCTTTCCCCCGTCATGGTCAGGGCAAAGTTCTTGAGGATGGTCTTGGAAATTACCATAAAGAGAGCGGCTGGTACACCTTTGCCGGAAACATCGGCAATGGTGATGACCACATGGTTTTCATCGAGCATGTAGAAATCGTAGAAATCACCGCCGACTTCTTTGGCAGCATGCATGGTGGCGTAAATGTCAAAATCAAGCCGCTCCGGGAATGGCGGGAAGATATTCGGGAGCATGCTTTCCTGAATATTGGTGGCTACGTTGAGCTCCGTGGCAATGCGCTCCTTCTCCGCCGTGACCTTGGTCAGATTCTTCATATAGCTCTGCAGTTCATCGGTCATGGCGTTGAAGCAGATAGACAGATGCTCGATTTCGTCACCGGTTTTAATATCCAGCTTCTTGTCGAGGTTGCCGCTGGCAATCTCGCGCACACCGTCTGACAAGTCAAGAATGGGATGGACAAAGCGGTCCCCCATGCGCCGCCCCTGCCAGGTCACAGCCGCGATAATCAGCAGAATCAACGCCGCCATAGCTAAGATGACCTTGGTCATATAAGCGTCCATGCTGTCCACGTTTTTCTGGGCAATGGCCAGTACATCCTGCCGGGCCGCTTCTTCGGTTTTGAGGACTTCGGCACTGTCCAAAGCCGCGGCAAAGCTCCAGCCGGTCTGCGGCACCGGTGCAAAGGCCAGATAATATGTTTTATCGGCGATGTTTACAGCGCGGACGCCCTTGTCACCCTGCGTCATGACGCTTATCGCTGCTGCCAGTTCCTTGTCGGCCGATTGGCGCAGGTCCGTTTCCGGATTTATCTGCCGAAGCATCCCCGTATCGTCTTTGTAAAAAATCATGCGCCCGTCATCATCAATGACAAAGCAGGTCTGTGCCTGGGCATTTAAGACGAGATTGCTGATATTGTTCAGATAGGTGGACATGGCCACAACACCGGCAAAGTTGCCCTGCACCTTATAGGGCATCGTGCAGGCAATGCGCAGCTTGCCATTGAAACTGTCGGCGTAAACATCGGTGAAGGTGGTCTTGCCCTGCTCTTTGGCCAGCTTGTACCAGGGACGGCTCGTGCCGTCAAAGGGCAGCGGCGCAGCAGCTTCCGGGGAGGCAAAACGCTCCGCCGAATCCGCATCTACGGAAATGGAATAGCCATGCTCCGAGGCTGCGGTGATGGCGGTTCCTTCCCCATTCATCTGGGCCACCTGCATCATAATGTCCTGCAGATTAGCGACCAGTCCGACTTCTCCCTGCAAGGCTGCCCTGTCGGCCCAGGAAGCATATTCGAGCTGGGCCGCAAATTTTCCGGCATTATCCCGCCGGGGTTCATCCACATGACGCGGATGAAACTCGCCTGCATGTTCATGAATCCAGCTGAGCTCATTTCCCATGAGTTCGGTGCGGTCAGCAATGCGCCGCAGCTCCAGATTGATATAGCGGGATTTTTCATCCGCCAGCATCAGCAGACGGCTTTCCGCCTCATGCTTCAGGGTACTGCTGACGGTCTGGGCAGCTTCTTCACCCATTTCCCGGCCATCCTGCAGGGAGGTGTTCCGTGCACCCAGCATGCCCAAAAGGGCAATGCCTCCCAAGAGTAACAGGGAAACCACACTGCATAAAAACAACAGCCGCTGTACCTGCTGGCGAATACTTCTCCTCTTCATCGCCCTACCCCTTTCCTATATTCAGCGAATACCGTCTGTCATCCGTGCTGACCTGACCGGATATCCTGCCCTCTGTCACCATTTCTCCCTTACGCCAAATCTGGGCGCGAATAATCTGTCCTGACGGCTGGCCGATGGGAATATCCACATTTTTCCCCGTGAGAAATGAGACGGCAAGTCCTGCGGCCACAGTACCGCTGCCGCAGGCACTTTCGCAAATCATAGTATCCACTGCCGCTACTCTGACACAGGGAACAATGCGGCGCCGACCTTTGTCCTTTGTCACAAAGATTACGCCTGCCGCCGGTTCCTGCATCAAATCCAGCACCTGCAGAATCCTTACGGCCTGCTCTTTTATATTCGACGGCGACAGGCCTTGTACCTGCTTTTTATGGCAGGGCATAATTACCTGCACGATTCCCGGCAGGCGTACCAAAAAGAAATCCTCGCGGGCCTCTACCAGTTCATGAATCCTGTGGGGGCCGAGCATCTGGGCATAGACTTCGCCGCTCAGTGTCCGACCAGCCTTTAAGGCATGGCCGCCTGTGCCGGATACTTCCATTTTCAATTCGCCAGCCCTGTCCGCTAAATAAAAACTTGCCGCTGCCCGCAGGGCATTGCCGCAGAACTCGCCTCCCGCCATTAAAAGCTGCGTTTTTTTGCTGCTTAAAAAGCCCACCTGCTCGACCTGTGGGTGCAGCTTCATAATCTGGCGGGCCACAAGCCGCCGCTTTTGTGCATCCTGCTCCAAGGGCAGCACCAGGGCGGTGTCATTGCCGCTTGGACTGTATATCTGGTAGCTGTACTTCATTTTGGGCCACGCTTTCCTATCGTTACTATGGTGGTATTAAAGCCCAGAATACGGGCATATTCAATCTTCGTGGTCAGTTTGCGCACCATGAGCAGGCCAGAAAATTCTTCGCCCTGCTCATCAAGAAAATGCACGGGATTAAAGGGCTTGCCTGCATCCCGCACCTTTACCACAATCTCGCTCATGGGCTGCTCCTGCAGACGCAAGAATACGTCGATATGGCCATTCGTGCCCAAACCGCCATGTTCGGCAATAT
The Selenomonas ruminantium AC2024 DNA segment above includes these coding regions:
- a CDS encoding ribonuclease J; its protein translation is MTVVRVEDEILVIDSGLMFPEEDMLGVDLVIPDISYLLENRDMIKAIVLTHGHEDHIGALPYVLKQLNVPVYGTRLTLGILEGRLKENGVDSSNLHSVMQGDIINVGCFSVGFIRVNHSIPDAVGLSIKTPVGMIVHTGDFKLDYTPIDGKMTDFRRFSELGNKGVLLMMADSTNAERAGHTPSESTVGASFDKAFHGARSRIIVATFSSNVHRIQQVIDTAVRYKRRVAILGRSMVNVVTISLELGYITAPEGTIIDIDEINNYRPEQIVIVTTGSQGEPMSALTRMAMSDHRKVTIVPDDTVIISATPIPGNEKLVSKTIDNLMRLGANVVYGRDKEVHVSGHASREELKLMHNLVRPKFFIPVHGEYHHLVQHAKLAQELGMAKDHIFLGENGYVFEFTKDKGQVAGKVTAGMVMVDGLGVGDVGNIVLRDRRQLSQDGILIIVVAMDRASNTVVGGPDIVSRGFVYVRESEALMDEARARVEQALERCEEEGVKEWAAIKANVRDALGRYLFEKTRRRPMILPIIQEV
- the hisIE gene encoding bifunctional phosphoribosyl-AMP cyclohydrolase/phosphoribosyl-ATP diphosphatase HisIE produces the protein MNEVDISMIKFDDKGLVPAVVQEENGQVLMLAYMNAESLQKTIETGYTWFYSRSRKRLWNKGEESGNKQKVREISYDCDGDTLLIKVHQTGVACHTGTYTCFSGRKLVEEKEKSLALVEPEPETSLATVLNDLYNVIQERQLNPVEGSYTNYLFEKGQDKILKKVGEEAVETVIASKNNKSEEVLYEMGDLWYHCLVLLAYHKLTPDQLLDELMSRRKGGNYHKFTGKTGVRPDL
- the hisF gene encoding imidazole glycerol phosphate synthase subunit HisF; this translates as MSTSTYTKRIIPCLDVKDGRVVKGTNFVGLRDAGDPVELAARYDKERADELVFLDITASSDKRDTIVHVAQDCASQVFIPFTVGGGIRTIEDMRRMLKAGADKVSVNTAAIKNPELIREGAEKFGRQCIVLAVDARRSGEDKWEVYVNGGRTPTGLDCLEWITKAVDLGAGEILLTSMDADGTKDGYDISLTRAVSEAVNVPVIASGGAGKLEHFYDVLTEGKADAVLAASVFHYGEFTVRQVKEYLKSRGVEVRF
- a CDS encoding type I phosphomannose isomerase catalytic subunit codes for the protein MIYPLLLKAPLKDYLWGGTRLKEEYGKNTDLDKVAESWELSCHEAGLSVIASGPDKGKTLKEWLEEQGDAVLGKRAATFDYFPLLIKLIDAKGDLSVQVHPDNEYALRVEGEYGKTEMWYIVDCEPGASLLYGFKEKISQEEFQRRIEDNTLLEVCNKVPVHKGDVFFIDSGTLHAIGAGILICEIQQNSNTTYRIYDYGRVGADGKPRELHVEKALAVTKLEPPTRGTKPLADIDIFPHMEVKLLADCEYFKVYHANLHGESFLHAGDDSFQSLTVLEGALKLSCGKETLTLAKGNTVFVPAGTGSYQVTGQAEFILSKL
- the metK gene encoding methionine adenosyltransferase — encoded protein: MSKKRMLFTSESVTEGHPDKMADQISDSILDAIIAQDPQSRVACETLVTTGQVHVVGEISTNCYVDIPKIIRSTVEEIGYTDASYGFDCKTCGILVSLDEQSPDIAQGVDKALEARDGKMDEAEAVGAGDQGMMFGYATNETPEFMPLPIALAQRLARRLTEVRKNGTLGYLRPDGKTQVTIVYEDGKPVAVDTIVISTQHDEDVTLEQIRNDLIEHVIKPVVPADLLKEETRIFVNPTGKFVIGGPQGDSGLTGRKIIVDTYGGWARHGGGAFSGKDPTKVDRSAAYAARYVAKNIVAAGLADRCEIQLAYAIGVAYPVSVMVDTFGTNKVDEEKIEELVSKHFDLRPAGIIKMLDLRRPIYKQTAAYGHFGRTDVDLPWEHTDKADVLKKEAGL
- a CDS encoding STAS domain-containing protein, whose amino-acid sequence is MEIKKEQNGPVLKISLSGRLDAVTAPDLDKVVQNELAGVTELTLDFTDLVYVASAGLRVLLLAQKRMKKQGFMKLTHVNKDVKDVLEMTGFIDFLTIED
- a CDS encoding SpoIIE family protein phosphatase, whose translation is MKRRSIRQQVQRLLFLCSVVSLLLLGGIALLGMLGARNTSLQDGREMGEEAAQTVSSTLKHEAESRLLMLADEKSRYINLELRRIADRTELMGNELSWIHEHAGEFHPRHVDEPRRDNAGKFAAQLEYASWADRAALQGEVGLVANLQDIMMQVAQMNGEGTAITAASEHGYSISVDADSAERFASPEAAAPLPFDGTSRPWYKLAKEQGKTTFTDVYADSFNGKLRIACTMPYKVQGNFAGVVAMSTYLNNISNLVLNAQAQTCFVIDDDGRMIFYKDDTGMLRQINPETDLRQSADKELAAAISVMTQGDKGVRAVNIADKTYYLAFAPVPQTGWSFAAALDSAEVLKTEEAARQDVLAIAQKNVDSMDAYMTKVILAMAALILLIIAAVTWQGRRMGDRFVHPILDLSDGVREIASGNLDKKLDIKTGDEIEHLSICFNAMTDELQSYMKNLTKVTAEKERIATELNVATNIQESMLPNIFPPFPERLDFDIYATMHAAKEVGGDFYDFYMLDENHVVITIADVSGKGVPAALFMVISKTILKNFALTMTGESDLAAVVSCTNDQLCQNNDAMMFVTAFVGMLDVVTGKFVYVNAGHNPPLVYRHKEKKFAYMDVKRNFVMGGMDELDYVGQELTLEPGDKLFLYTDGVTEALSEDEELYGEERLLKCLNEMQADDMPLKEIQQHVQQDLQKHVGEAEQSDDITMLALSYSGQPERGEIMEADTAREIIVGAQVENLTQINEFVEEQLSSLEPSPKEQLQLELAVEEIFVNIASYAYEDKHGQAVIQAKVTNSPKSIELIFQDEGIPYNPLDRDDPDPEMLLEDRKIGGWGIFLVKKNVDEVTYAYEKGKNVLTIRKNIS